Proteins encoded in a region of the Deinococcus hopiensis KR-140 genome:
- a CDS encoding alpha/beta hydrolase family protein, with protein sequence MKTLLSALLLSALLTSARAGAAVITRPLTLDFAGTPARAELVLPDEAVKAPLVLLIQGTGPEDMNGSFPGYGGDVVKGSLGTLAHTLAAQGFAVMRFDKRGAAAAFDPQTAQAAQAAYAQRTMRDLLADAHTALNAARAQLGVDASRVYIYGWSEGSVVAASLALEVGARGLIVQGPVVNSFAATFTRQFERVGLPYLTRYARNGKLGLADLMASFQGDGSPMAKMQGQLLFDRTSTLARPVLSTFLDNNHDGLIDLLGEALPAIAAYDSAAVLQSPMYAPATSLPPLGTLAPQLTLPVLILQGAVDANIDPADAQALDTALAKAGNTDHTLKVYAGLGHSLGRATSVTQDYFAPMAPEPVNDLAAWLKRH encoded by the coding sequence ATGAAGACGCTTCTGTCTGCCCTGCTGCTGTCTGCGCTTCTCACATCGGCCCGCGCGGGCGCGGCGGTCATCACCCGGCCCTTGACGCTGGACTTTGCCGGCACACCCGCACGGGCCGAACTGGTGCTGCCGGACGAGGCCGTGAAGGCTCCGCTGGTGCTGTTGATCCAGGGCACCGGCCCCGAGGACATGAACGGGAGTTTTCCCGGATACGGTGGCGACGTGGTGAAGGGGTCGCTGGGAACGCTGGCCCACACGCTGGCCGCGCAGGGCTTTGCCGTTATGCGGTTTGACAAGCGTGGCGCCGCCGCCGCCTTCGACCCCCAGACCGCCCAAGCGGCCCAGGCCGCGTACGCCCAGCGGACCATGCGTGACCTGCTCGCCGATGCCCACACCGCCTTAAACGCCGCCAGGGCGCAGCTGGGAGTAGACGCGTCACGCGTCTACATCTACGGTTGGAGCGAGGGCAGCGTCGTCGCGGCGTCCCTCGCGCTGGAGGTGGGGGCCCGCGGGCTGATCGTGCAGGGGCCAGTGGTGAACAGTTTCGCCGCCACCTTCACCCGGCAGTTCGAGCGGGTCGGCCTTCCCTACCTCACGCGCTACGCCCGGAACGGCAAACTCGGGCTGGCGGACTTGATGGCGTCCTTCCAGGGGGACGGCAGCCCCATGGCAAAGATGCAGGGACAGCTGCTGTTCGACCGCACGAGCACCCTTGCCAGGCCTGTCCTGAGCACCTTCTTGGACAACAACCATGATGGGCTGATTGACCTGTTGGGTGAGGCCCTTCCGGCCATCGCGGCGTATGACAGCGCCGCTGTACTGCAAAGTCCCATGTACGCGCCAGCGACGTCCCTGCCGCCCCTGGGCACACTCGCACCGCAGCTGACGCTGCCTGTACTGATCCTGCAGGGTGCGGTGGACGCGAACATCGACCCTGCGGACGCCCAGGCGCTCGATACGGCGCTGGCAAAGGCCGGGAACACCGATCACACCCTGAAGGTTTACGCAGGCCTGGGGCACAGCCTGGGAAGGGCCACGAGCGTCACGCAAGACTATTTTGCACCCATGGCGCCGGAACCGGTCAATGACCTCGCGGCGTGGCTCAAGCGGCACTGA
- a CDS encoding helix-turn-helix domain-containing protein produces the protein MTDRHGSSEQDVEILTDERRAEVVTDREQLRLLAPFMGQERTVSQVAAHLGLSVTATYKAVARFVGLGLLRETRREARPGRALRYYRAPAAFFTPFSVRPLEQIGQHNRSAHLQRFERQFARTMRRDLHGPWGALTRALPSGETFYDLATVDGHSWNPLDDASPLVLSGWNLLTLPRAEARALQRELMAVVRPYLNRQAKGDTYLLGVFLTPDNGEH, from the coding sequence ATGACAGACCGTCACGGAAGTAGCGAGCAAGACGTCGAAATCTTGACGGATGAGCGCCGTGCCGAGGTGGTGACCGACCGCGAACAGTTGCGGCTGCTCGCGCCCTTCATGGGGCAGGAGCGGACCGTGTCGCAAGTGGCGGCGCACCTGGGACTGAGTGTCACGGCCACCTACAAAGCCGTCGCGCGCTTCGTGGGCCTGGGTCTGCTGCGCGAAACGCGGCGCGAGGCCCGTCCTGGCCGGGCGCTACGCTACTACCGGGCACCCGCCGCGTTCTTCACCCCGTTCTCGGTGCGCCCGCTGGAGCAGATCGGGCAGCACAACCGCAGCGCGCACCTCCAGCGCTTCGAGCGCCAGTTCGCCCGAACGATGCGCCGTGACCTGCATGGCCCGTGGGGGGCCCTGACCCGCGCCCTGCCGTCCGGCGAAACCTTTTACGACCTCGCCACGGTCGATGGCCACAGCTGGAACCCGTTGGACGACGCCTCGCCGCTGGTGCTGTCGGGTTGGAACCTCTTGACTCTGCCGCGCGCCGAGGCACGCGCGCTGCAACGCGAGCTGATGGCCGTGGTCAGGCCCTACCTGAACCGTCAGGCCAAAGGGGACACCTACCTCCTGGGCGTCTTCCTCACGCCGGATAACGGGGAACATTGA